A window of Oscillatoria sp. FACHB-1406 contains these coding sequences:
- a CDS encoding DUF5331 domain-containing protein translates to MDFVEAFKELKSELKEEWLDFYEENYDWIETLGVYRDVTWSANSRDQSHYFLLGVLSALNPKFSGLLKVFKKLTSDPQKITKTIDIFDLDLAKELEKRAASKMQNAELISLPPESEAKKSNTDPDLEYLDRIRQDINQ, encoded by the coding sequence ATGGATTTTGTAGAAGCTTTTAAAGAACTCAAAAGCGAACTAAAAGAAGAATGGCTCGACTTCTACGAAGAAAATTATGATTGGATTGAAACCCTCGGCGTTTATAGGGATGTAACTTGGAGCGCCAATAGTAGAGATCAAAGTCACTACTTCTTGCTGGGTGTTTTAAGTGCGCTAAATCCCAAATTTTCAGGTTTATTGAAAGTTTTTAAAAAGCTAACCTCGGATCCCCAAAAAATAACAAAAACGATCGATATATTCGATCTCGACTTAGCGAAAGAACTTGAAAAACGAGCAGCCTCAAAAATGCAAAACGCAGAACTTATTTCTTTACCGCCAGAGTCAGAAGCTAAAAAATCAAATACCGACCCCGATCTCGAATATCTCGATCGCATTAGACAGGATATAAATCAATAG
- a CDS encoding DMT family transporter has product MRLRNLPSSVYLWLAIFIFAASSSVTRRLINLGEQHLLNDRNPISSCNVLFVGNLCALLVLLPLFIRHWNRNNLARLKRGDWLAMAVTAVLASAIAPGLFFMALEKTMVTNVVLISRLETPLTLILSVIFLGERVNVWTAMGSLVSFCGVVVTAVLTNSTATMKMGGSGLIIGQGELMAAIAAIFLSISTLISQSRLQQIPLGIFTIFRTTLGTIFFFTLAIKLFGMAHFAEAFSPFLWQWMLLYGGLIVVGGQLCWFTALKGATSAEIAIASSFNPIAAIAIAFLLLGEVPTQSQLLGGSLIVLGIAIGLVSRLRQRSSRETPVDTVNSFKGV; this is encoded by the coding sequence ATGAGATTGCGCAATCTTCCCAGTTCGGTTTATTTGTGGCTAGCAATTTTTATTTTTGCTGCCTCGAGTTCTGTGACGCGAAGACTGATAAATCTTGGCGAACAGCATCTCCTAAACGATCGCAACCCGATTTCGTCCTGCAATGTATTGTTTGTGGGCAATCTTTGCGCTTTGTTGGTGCTGCTTCCCCTATTTATTCGACATTGGAATCGTAATAATTTGGCGCGATTGAAGAGGGGAGATTGGTTGGCGATGGCTGTTACAGCAGTGCTTGCAAGCGCGATCGCGCCCGGTCTTTTTTTCATGGCGCTTGAAAAAACAATGGTGACAAACGTCGTGTTGATAAGTCGTTTGGAAACACCCCTGACTTTAATCTTAAGTGTTATCTTTTTGGGCGAGCGCGTCAATGTTTGGACGGCAATGGGTTCGCTGGTATCGTTCTGTGGAGTGGTGGTGACGGCAGTTTTAACCAATTCAACGGCAACGATGAAAATGGGGGGTTCTGGACTTATTATCGGTCAAGGAGAGTTAATGGCTGCGATCGCGGCAATTTTTCTTTCCATTTCGACTCTTATCAGTCAATCGCGCCTCCAACAGATTCCTTTGGGAATTTTTACGATTTTTCGCACGACTTTAGGCACAATTTTCTTTTTTACTCTGGCGATAAAGTTATTTGGGATGGCGCATTTTGCTGAAGCTTTTTCGCCGTTTCTGTGGCAATGGATGTTGCTTTATGGCGGTTTAATTGTCGTTGGCGGTCAACTGTGTTGGTTTACTGCGCTAAAAGGTGCGACTTCAGCCGAGATTGCGATCGCGAGTTCCTTTAATCCCATCGCTGCCATTGCGATCGCATTTTTACTACTTGGAGAAGTCCCAACTCAGTCTCAGTTGTTAGGCGGCAGTCTCATTGTTTTAGGAATTGCGATCGGTTTAGTCAGTCGCCTCCGTCAAAGAAGTAGTAGAGAGACACCCGTCGATACAGTCAATTCTTTTAAAGGAGTTTAA
- the bchL gene encoding ferredoxin:protochlorophyllide reductase (ATP-dependent) iron-sulfur ATP-binding protein: MKLSVYGKGGIGKSTTSCNISVALAKRGKKVLQIGCDPKHDSTFTLTGFLIPTIIDTLQEKDFHYEDIWPEDVIYKGYGGVDCVEAGGPPAGAGCGGYVVGETVKLLKELNAFDEYDVILFDVLGDVVCGGFAAPLNYSDYCMIVTDNGFDALFAANRIAASVREKARTHPLRLAGLIGNRTSKRDLIEKYIEAVPMPILEVLPLIEDIRVSRVKGKTLFEMAETDPSLEYVCDYYLNIADQVLALPEGVVPNDAQDRELFSLLSDFYLNPQQPPKTEEEELDLMMV, from the coding sequence ATGAAACTCTCAGTCTATGGAAAAGGCGGAATCGGCAAATCGACCACAAGCTGCAACATTTCTGTTGCCCTCGCCAAACGCGGTAAAAAAGTCTTACAAATTGGCTGCGACCCCAAACACGACAGCACCTTCACCCTCACCGGCTTCCTCATCCCCACCATCATCGACACCCTCCAAGAAAAAGACTTCCACTACGAAGACATCTGGCCCGAAGATGTCATCTACAAAGGCTATGGCGGTGTAGACTGCGTAGAAGCAGGCGGACCTCCTGCCGGTGCTGGATGCGGCGGTTACGTCGTCGGCGAAACCGTTAAGCTTCTCAAAGAACTCAACGCCTTTGACGAATACGATGTCATCCTCTTCGACGTTCTCGGCGATGTCGTCTGCGGCGGATTTGCCGCCCCCCTCAACTACTCCGACTACTGCATGATAGTCACCGACAACGGCTTCGATGCCCTGTTCGCCGCCAACCGCATCGCCGCCTCCGTCCGCGAAAAAGCCCGCACCCATCCCCTCCGCCTCGCCGGACTCATCGGCAACCGCACCTCTAAGCGCGACCTCATCGAAAAATACATCGAAGCCGTCCCGATGCCGATTCTCGAAGTCCTGCCCTTAATTGAAGATATCCGCGTCTCTCGCGTTAAAGGCAAAACCTTGTTTGAAATGGCAGAAACCGACCCTTCCCTCGAATATGTCTGCGATTACTACCTCAACATCGCCGACCAAGTTCTGGCCCTGCCCGAAGGAGTCGTTCCCAATGATGCCCAAGACCGCGAATTATTCTCCTTACTCTCCGACTTCTACCTCAATCCGCAACAGCCGCCTAAGACTGAAGAAGAAGAATTAGACTTAATGATGGTTTAA
- a CDS encoding DUF5331 domain-containing protein, producing the protein MMEFLESFEHLKTDLKDKWLDYYEVNRHWIEQFGVSQALHSSEIERANNYYFVLGVLSSLEPSLTEVLHIFGQMTSDSKQILKVLQILDLDVEKELAERAKVKAQQANLIPLLLESVPSFPNDNGSEHFDRSREEIDR; encoded by the coding sequence ATGATGGAATTTCTAGAATCTTTTGAACATCTTAAGACAGACCTCAAAGATAAATGGCTGGATTACTACGAAGTCAATCGTCATTGGATTGAACAATTTGGGGTATCTCAAGCACTGCATAGCTCGGAAATCGAGCGTGCCAACAATTATTACTTTGTCTTGGGGGTCTTAAGTTCGCTAGAGCCAAGTCTCACGGAAGTCCTACATATTTTTGGACAAATGACCTCGGATTCAAAACAAATCTTAAAAGTCCTCCAAATCTTGGACTTAGATGTGGAAAAAGAACTCGCCGAACGAGCAAAAGTTAAAGCTCAACAGGCTAACCTAATTCCTTTACTTCTTGAATCTGTACCTTCGTTCCCGAATGATAATGGTAGCGAACATTTCGATCGCAGTCGCGAAGAAATCGATCGCTAG
- a CDS encoding ferredoxin:protochlorophyllide reductase (ATP-dependent) subunit N: MTVAQEPSALNFDCETGNYHTFCPISCVAWLYQKIEDSFFLVIGTKTCGYFLQNAMGVMIFAEPRYAMAELEEGDISAQLNDYEELKRLCLQIKRDRNPSVIVWIGTCTTEIIKMDLEGLAPKLEAEIGIPIVTARANGLDYAFTQGEDTVLASMANKCPSKVVESEKEERNAIKKLLNFGRKKEDIAQDAEDVNHHPLVLFGSLPDPVVTNLTLELKKQGINVSGWLPAKRYTELPTLEEGYYVCGVNPFLSRTATTLMRRRKCKLIGAPFPIGPDGTRAWIEKICSVFGIEPQGLEEREAQIWENLEDYIQLIRGKSVFFMGDNLLEISLARFLIRCGMTCQEIGIPYMDKRYQAAELALLEKTCNDMGVPIPKIIEKPDNYNQIQRIYEQKPDLVITGMAHANPLEARGINTKWSVEFTFAQIHGFTNARDILELATRPLRRNNNLKDLGWEKLVKEAKV, from the coding sequence ATGACCGTCGCTCAAGAACCTTCCGCTCTTAACTTCGACTGCGAAACCGGCAATTACCATACTTTCTGCCCCATCAGTTGCGTTGCTTGGTTGTATCAAAAAATTGAAGATAGTTTCTTCCTCGTCATCGGCACAAAAACTTGCGGTTACTTCCTGCAAAATGCGATGGGCGTGATGATTTTCGCCGAACCGCGCTATGCAATGGCGGAACTCGAAGAAGGCGATATTTCTGCCCAACTGAACGATTACGAAGAACTGAAAAGATTGTGCTTGCAAATTAAGCGCGATCGCAACCCCAGCGTTATCGTGTGGATCGGCACTTGTACCACCGAAATCATTAAAATGGATTTGGAAGGTCTCGCCCCCAAACTCGAAGCCGAAATCGGCATTCCTATCGTCACCGCGCGCGCTAACGGTCTCGATTATGCCTTCACTCAAGGCGAAGATACCGTGCTTGCTTCTATGGCAAATAAATGCCCGAGCAAAGTCGTTGAATCAGAAAAAGAAGAACGCAACGCAATTAAAAAACTGCTCAACTTCGGTCGCAAGAAAGAAGATATCGCACAAGATGCTGAAGATGTCAATCATCATCCTTTAGTTCTCTTCGGTTCGCTCCCCGATCCCGTCGTCACCAACTTAACCTTAGAACTGAAGAAACAAGGCATTAATGTCTCCGGTTGGTTGCCCGCAAAACGTTACACGGAACTGCCAACTTTAGAAGAAGGTTACTATGTTTGTGGGGTGAATCCTTTCCTCTCGCGCACGGCGACAACGTTGATGCGCCGTCGCAAGTGCAAACTCATCGGCGCACCCTTCCCGATTGGCCCGGATGGGACTCGCGCTTGGATTGAAAAGATTTGTTCGGTGTTCGGAATTGAACCCCAAGGATTGGAAGAACGCGAAGCGCAAATTTGGGAAAATCTGGAAGATTATATCCAATTAATTCGCGGTAAGTCGGTCTTCTTTATGGGCGATAATTTGCTGGAAATTTCTTTGGCGCGTTTCTTGATTCGTTGCGGCATGACTTGCCAAGAAATCGGCATTCCTTATATGGATAAGCGCTACCAAGCAGCAGAATTAGCGTTACTGGAAAAAACTTGTAACGACATGGGCGTACCAATTCCGAAGATTATCGAAAAGCCGGATAATTACAATCAAATTCAGCGCATTTACGAGCAGAAACCGGATTTAGTAATTACGGGAATGGCGCACGCAAATCCGTTGGAAGCGCGGGGAATTAATACCAAGTGGTCGGTCGAGTTTACCTTCGCACAAATCCACGGTTTCACGAACGCGCGCGATATTTTAGAGCTTGCAACTCGCCCCCTACGTCGCAATAATAACTTGAAAGATTTGGGCTGGGAGAAGTTGGTGAAAGAAGCCAAAGTTTAA
- a CDS encoding reverse transcriptase family protein: MSDQPRTRQELYDRVRAMGKEQFILEEMIRFGFWPAEGEMPEDPADEIRRKAQIQQELTQLRQQNRSLQDEAAARKRLLQERLAESRRKRQETKERRERERQERAAAWRERQQQDIGYLGEGVSAGLNERDCREERLQARGLPILKNAAQIAEAMGISVGQLRFLAFNRKTSKISHYVCFNIPKKTGGVRRISAPMPKLKAAQHWVFVNILERVEVGEAAHGFLRDRSIVTNAQPHVGAEVIINFDLKDFFPSISYKRVKGLFRAIGYSEAAATIFALLCTEADTVAVELDGTTYYVATGDRHLPQGSPASPALSNVLCRRLDKRLSAMAAECGFTYTRYADDLTFSASGESLRHLCNIMRRTEAIVTHEGFAINPEKTRILRRKSSQMEVTGVVVNEFPNCDRATLKRFRATLFHIERDGIEGKHWGNSNNVLAAIQGFASFVAMVNPEKGREFQAQIQRIKAQIQPQSVTPTGIIVECYKKGSQLKVRVVSPGYNSDWNVQFPRNLREEGARFIVEELQEDVRGGFYRAGGKIERMNSEL; this comes from the coding sequence ATGTCCGACCAACCGCGTACTCGCCAAGAACTCTACGATCGCGTCCGTGCTATGGGTAAGGAGCAGTTTATCCTTGAGGAGATGATTCGCTTCGGATTTTGGCCTGCTGAAGGGGAAATGCCCGAAGACCCGGCGGATGAAATTCGGCGTAAAGCGCAGATTCAGCAAGAACTAACGCAGTTGCGCCAGCAAAACCGCTCGTTACAGGATGAAGCGGCGGCGCGCAAGCGATTATTGCAGGAAAGACTGGCAGAGTCGCGGCGCAAGCGGCAGGAAACCAAGGAACGGCGGGAACGAGAACGCCAGGAACGGGCGGCAGCTTGGCGGGAACGACAGCAGCAGGATATCGGCTATTTGGGTGAGGGCGTATCGGCGGGGCTGAATGAGAGGGATTGCCGTGAGGAACGTTTACAGGCGCGCGGTTTGCCGATTTTGAAGAATGCGGCGCAAATTGCCGAGGCAATGGGGATTTCAGTGGGACAGTTGCGATTTTTGGCGTTTAATCGCAAAACGTCGAAGATTTCTCACTATGTTTGCTTCAATATTCCTAAAAAGACGGGCGGGGTGCGTCGGATTTCGGCCCCGATGCCGAAGCTAAAGGCAGCACAACATTGGGTTTTTGTCAATATTTTGGAACGGGTGGAAGTGGGGGAGGCGGCACACGGGTTTTTGCGCGATCGCTCGATTGTCACTAACGCGCAGCCTCACGTCGGTGCAGAGGTTATTATTAATTTTGACCTGAAGGATTTCTTTCCTTCTATTTCCTACAAGCGCGTCAAAGGGTTGTTTCGCGCGATCGGCTATTCGGAGGCGGCAGCAACGATCTTTGCGCTTTTGTGTACGGAAGCGGATACCGTAGCCGTGGAACTCGACGGTACAACCTACTATGTTGCCACGGGCGATCGCCACCTCCCCCAAGGTTCTCCTGCCTCTCCCGCCCTCAGCAATGTTCTCTGTCGCCGTCTGGATAAGCGTTTGAGTGCGATGGCTGCTGAATGCGGGTTTACTTACACTCGCTACGCCGACGATCTCACGTTTTCTGCTTCGGGGGAAAGTTTGCGGCATCTGTGCAATATTATGCGGCGAACCGAAGCGATTGTCACCCATGAAGGATTTGCGATTAACCCGGAGAAAACGAGGATTTTGCGCCGCAAATCGAGTCAGATGGAAGTGACGGGCGTAGTCGTTAATGAATTTCCGAATTGCGATCGCGCCACCCTCAAACGCTTCCGCGCGACTCTATTTCACATCGAACGCGATGGCATTGAAGGCAAACATTGGGGCAATTCTAACAACGTCCTAGCAGCAATTCAAGGCTTTGCGAGTTTTGTTGCGATGGTTAATCCCGAAAAAGGGCGCGAATTTCAAGCGCAAATCCAGCGCATCAAAGCCCAAATTCAGCCGCAAAGCGTTACTCCTACTGGAATCATTGTTGAATGCTACAAAAAGGGCAGCCAGTTAAAAGTTCGCGTTGTTTCGCCGGGATATAATTCCGATTGGAACGTGCAATTTCCTCGCAATTTGCGGGAGGAGGGAGCGCGTTTTATTGTGGAAGAGTTGCAAGAAGATGTTCGAGGTGGATTTTATCGAGCGGGGGGGAAAATAGAGCGTATGAATTCTGAGTTATGA
- a CDS encoding DUF5331 domain-containing protein — translation MDGKVGIAHPTGLLEPKLENLMIPFYKLNGDADKLVEVLGLHFDPDIELAKRSEETAQNRANASKIEVIGLLPDDEDE, via the coding sequence ATGGATGGTAAGGTGGGCATTGCCCACCCTACTGGATTACTAGAACCAAAGCTAGAAAACTTAATGATTCCTTTCTATAAACTCAACGGCGATGCTGATAAATTAGTTGAGGTTTTAGGACTGCATTTTGACCCAGATATAGAGCTTGCGAAGCGTTCCGAGGAAACCGCACAAAATCGGGCTAATGCCAGCAAGATCGAAGTAATTGGACTTTTACCAGATGATGAAGATGAGTAG
- a CDS encoding DUF5331 domain-containing protein, translating to MEFQQSFEKFKLELRDKWLDYYEINLDWIHKLMDSTNRWYKLSEGSRPDSMFVLGAVSALDENARVLLNSFLELSSDYNKLVKALGLDFDPDIELDIRDKMRIQEAKSIPLLGEAESKEQNSNSDPDTDYLNQIRQDMNPQHPPP from the coding sequence ATGGAATTTCAACAGTCTTTTGAAAAGTTTAAATTGGAATTAAGAGATAAGTGGCTCGATTATTATGAGATCAACTTAGACTGGATTCACAAACTTATGGATTCTACGAATCGATGGTATAAACTTTCAGAAGGGTCTCGTCCCGATTCAATGTTTGTGTTAGGTGCAGTTAGTGCTTTGGATGAAAATGCTAGAGTATTACTGAATTCTTTCTTAGAACTTAGCAGTGACTATAACAAGTTAGTGAAAGCATTAGGCTTAGATTTCGATCCAGATATTGAATTAGATATACGAGATAAAATGCGTATACAGGAAGCAAAATCTATCCCTTTACTTGGGGAAGCAGAATCAAAAGAGCAAAACTCTAACTCAGACCCCGATACAGATTACCTCAACCAAATTCGACAAGATATGAATCCGCAACACCCACCGCCATAA
- a CDS encoding DUF5331 domain-containing protein, producing the protein MSTSDEIDEFLEEIESELERKWLEYYEANRVWIVASGLYKVDSYSDKKFSISREFILGVITALEPRLTKLLPYLVKVNADRDTLISKLGLNLDPESMLVQRELEILRSKQAEVVPLLPESTEQNSNSDPDTEYLNQIRQDMNSQHPPS; encoded by the coding sequence ATGAGTACAAGTGATGAGATCGATGAGTTTCTTGAAGAAATTGAAAGCGAGCTTGAAAGAAAATGGCTAGAGTATTACGAAGCAAATCGAGTCTGGATTGTTGCTTCAGGTCTCTATAAAGTAGATTCCTATAGTGATAAAAAATTTAGCATATCTAGGGAATTTATTCTGGGTGTCATTACGGCTCTCGAACCAAGACTCACAAAACTATTACCCTATTTAGTGAAAGTCAATGCAGATAGAGACACTTTAATTAGTAAGTTAGGATTAAATCTCGATCCAGAATCGATGTTAGTACAACGAGAATTAGAAATTCTCAGGAGTAAACAAGCTGAAGTCGTTCCTTTACTCCCAGAATCAACAGAACAGAACTCTAACTCAGACCCCGATACAGAATACCTCAACCAAATTCGACAAGATATGAATTCGCAACATCCACCGTCATGA